A single genomic interval of Oreochromis aureus strain Israel breed Guangdong linkage group 12, ZZ_aureus, whole genome shotgun sequence harbors:
- the lrrc8ab gene encoding volume-regulated anion channel subunit LRRC8A, whose amino-acid sequence MIPITELRYFVDTQPAYRILKPWWDVFTDYISIVMLMISVFGGTLQVTQDKMICLPCKWVVNETCKKNFNSSITSSVPKGIQYDLDRHQYNYVDAVCYENTLHWFAKYFPYLVLLHTLIFLACSNFWFKFPRTSSKLEHFVSILLKCFDSPWTTRALSETVVEESDPKPMKMNGSMDHKASVISEDVEASVPMLQRTKSRFEQGIVDRTETGVLDKKEGEQAKALFEKVKKFRIHVEEGDIVYRLYIRQTIIKVIKFILIICYTGYYVHDIQFSVDCSVNIESLTGYSVYRCAHPLATLFKILACFYISLVVVYGLICMYTLCWMLRRSLKKYSFESIREESSYSDIPDVKNDFAFMLHMIDQYDPLYSKRFAVFLSEVSENKLRQLNLNNEWTLDKLRQRITKNSQEKLELHLFMLSGIPDTVFDLMELEVLKLELIPDVTIPPIIAQLVNLREMWLYHTPAKIEAPALAFLRENLKSLHIKFTDIKEIPLWIYSLKNLSELHLTGNLSAENNPYIVIDGLRELKRLKVLRLKSNLTKLPQVVTDVGMHLQKLSINNEGTKLMVLNSLKKMVNLTELELIRCDLERIPHSIFSLHNLQEIDLKDNNLKTIEEIISFQHLHRLVCLKLWYNQIAYIPIQIGTLNNLEKLYLNRNKIEKIPSQLFYCRKLRFLDLSHNNLTYIPTDIGFLQNLQYLAMTANRIENLPNELFQCKKLRTLNLGNNCLQSLPSRFGELTALTQLELRGNRLECLPVELGECRQLKRTGLVVEEDLFNTLPTEVKEQLWKADKEQA is encoded by the exons ATGATCCCCATCACCGAGCTGCGGTACTTTGTGGACACACAGCCAGCATACCGCATCCTGAAACCTTGGTGGGATGTCTTCACCGACTATATCTCTATTGTCATGCTCATGATTTCTGTTTTTGGGGGAACACTGCAGGTCACCCAGGACAAGATGATCTGCTTGCCCTGCAAATGGGTGGTCAATGAAACCTGCAAGAAGAACTTCAATTCAAGCATCACATCATCAGTGCCCAAAGGGATCCAGTATGATTTGGACCGCCACCAGTACAATTATGTTGATGCTGTCTGCTATGAAAATACATTGCACTGGTTTGCCAAGTATTTCCCCTACCTAGTATTACTCCACACCCTTATTTTTCTAGCTTGCAGCAACTTTTGGTTTAAGTTTCCACGGACTAGCTCCAAACTAGAACACTTTGTATCTATCTTGCTAAAATGCTTCGATTCTCCGTGGACAACAAGGGCACTATCAGAGACAGTGGTTGAGGAAAGTGACCCAAAACCAATGAAAATGAATGGCTCGATGGACCACAAGGCATCTGTAATAAGTGAGGATGTTGAAGCAAGTGTTCCTATGCTTCAAAGGACAAAATCACGCTTTGAGCAGGGCATTGTAGATAGAACGGAAACAGGAGTTTTGGACAAGAAAGAGGGTGAACAGGCAAAAGCTCTgtttgaaaaagtgaaaaagttcCGCATACACGTGGAAGAAGGAGACATTGTATACAGACTGTACATACGCCAGACTATTATCAAAGTCATCAAGTTTATTTTGATAATCTGCTACACAGGGTATTATGTGCATGATATTCAATTTAGTGTTGACTGTTCTGTAAATATAGAGAGCCTGACCGGTTACAGCGTGTACCGTTGTGCTCACCCACTTGctacactttttaaaatcttagcGTGTTTCTACATTAGTTTAGTGGTGGTGTATGGTTTGATCTGCATGTACACGCTTTGCTGGATGCTTCGGCGCTCCCTGAAGAAGTACTCCTTTGAGTCAATCCGCGAAGAGAGCAGCTACAGTGACATACCTGATGTGAAGAATGACTTTGCATTCATGTTGCACATGATAGATCAGTATGATCCTCTGTACTCCAAACGCTTTGCCGTGTTCCTCTCAGAGGTAAGCGAAAATAAGCTGAGGCAACTCAACCTCAACAACGAGTGGACACTGGACAAACTCAGGCAGAGGATAACTAAGAACTCTCAGGAGAAGTTGGAGTTGCACCTTTTCATGCTTAGTGGCATTCCAGATACAGTGTTCGATCTGATGGAGTTGGAGGTTCTTAAACTGGAGCTAATCCCAGATGTTACCATTCCCCCAATCATTGCTCAGCTGGTTAACCTGCGAGAGATGTGGCTTTATCACACCCCAGCCAAAATTGAAGCTCCAGCTTTGGCTTTTTTGCGTGAAAATTTAAAGTCTCTGCATATCAAGTTCACCGACATTAAAGAAATCCCCTTATGGATCTACAGTTTGAAGAAtctcagtgagcttcatctGACAGGGAATCTCAGTGCTGAGAACAACCCTTACATCGTCATTGATGGGCTCCGGGAGCTCAAGAGACTCAAAGTGCTTCGTCTGAAGAGCAATCTCACCAAGCTACCTCAAGTGGTCACTGATGTGGGCATGCACCTCCAGAAATTGTCCATCAATAATGAAGGAACCAAGCTCATGGTGCTCAATAGTCTAAAAAAGATGGTAAATCTGACAGAACTAGAGCTTATTCGCTGTGATCTTGAACGCATACCACACTCAATCTTCAGTTTACACAACTTGCAAGAGATTGATctgaaggataacaacctgaaGACCATTGAGGAGATCATCAGCTTCCAGCATCTTCATCGGTTGGTCTGCCTTAAGCTCTGGTACAACCAGATTGCCTACATTCCTATTCAGATTGGCACCCTGAACAACCTGGAGAAGCTGTACCTGAACAGAAACAAGATTGAGAAGATCCCCAGCCAGCTGTTCTATTGCCGCAAGCTGCGCTTCTTGGATTTGAGCCATAACAACCTAACCTATATCCCAACAGATATTGGCTTCCTCCAAAATCTTCAATACCTGGCAATGACAGCTAATAGG attGAGAACCTGCCTAATGAACTGTTCCAGTGCAAGAAGCTTCGCACTTTGAACTTGGGAAACAATTGCCTGCAGTCTCTACCATCACGATTTGGAGAGTTGACTGCATTGACACAACTAGAGCTTAGAGGAAATCGCCTAGAGTGTCTGCCAGTGGAACTTGGAGAGTGCCGACAGCTGAAGAGAACTGGTCTTGTGGTGGAAGAGGACTTGTTCAACACACTGCCCACAGAGGTCAAGGAACAGTTGTGGAAAGCGGACAAAGAACAAGCTTAA
- the zgc:101858 gene encoding 3-oxoacyl-[acyl-carrier-protein] reductase FabG, whose amino-acid sequence MATGDAFKVSSLKGKVALITGASSGIGAGTSVLFAKLGALLALNGRDVENLNKVAKECTDCGADEPLLVPGDLTDEEIVKSTVEKTIAHFGRLDVLVNSAGILAMGSIETTDLAQYDKVMNVNVRSIYHLTQLCVPHLIKTKGSIVNVSSVNGQRSFPGVLAYCMSKAAIDQFTRCIALELASKQVRVNSVCPGVIITDVHKRAGLNEEQYTQFLDKCKQTHALGRPGEVEEVAHSIAFLASDAASFITGVNLPIDGGRHAMCPR is encoded by the exons ATGGCTACAGGTGATGCGTTTAAA GTGTCATCTCTGAAGGGGAAAGTGGCCCTGATAACTGGTGCCAGCTCGGGAATCGGAGCCGGTACGAGCGTCCTGTTCGCTAAACTCGGAGCTCTGCTGGCTCTGAACGGCCGCGACGTGGAAAACCTCAACAAAGTAGCCAAAGAATGCACAGACTGTGGAGCCGACGAG ccTCTACTCGTTCCTGGAGACCTGACTGATGAGGAGATTGTGAAAAGCACGGTTGAGAAAACTATCGCTCACTTCGGCCGGCTGGATGTCCTGGTCAACAGTGCTGGCATACTGGCAATGGGCAGCATCGAGACAACAGACCTGGCTCAGTATGACAAGGTCATGAACGTTAATGTGAG ATCTATATACCACCTGACCCAACTTTGTGTACCACACCTGATCAAGACCAAAGGCTCCATCGTCAATGTATCCAGTGTGAACGGACAGAGATCA TTCCCTGGTGTGTTGGCCTATTGCATGTCCAAGGCTGCTATTGATCAGTTTACACGTTGCATAGCACTTG agcTGGCATCAAAGCAGGTTAGAGTGAACTCTGTCTG TCCTGGTGTGATCATCACCGATGTCCACAAGAGAGCGGGACTAAATGAGGAACAGTATACCCAG TTTCTTGATAAGTGTAAGCAGACCCATGCCCTCGGTCGACCAGGCGAGGTGGAAGAAGTGGCCCACAGCATTGCTTTCCTGGCGTCTGATGCTGCCAGCTTCATTACTGGAGTCAACCTGCCAATTGATGGCGGCCGTCATGCCATGTGCCCGAGATAA
- the ppil3 gene encoding peptidyl-prolyl cis-trans isomerase-like 3 — MAVTLHSDLGDIKIELFCERTPKACENFLALCASGFYNGCVFHRNIKGFMVQTGDPTGTGKGGTSIWGRKFEDEFSEHLKHNVRGVVSMANNGPNTNGSQFFFTYAKQPHLDMKYTVFGKIIDGLETLDELEKLPVNEKTFRPLTETRIKDVTIHANPFAG; from the exons ATG GCTGTTACACTTCACTCAGATCTAGGAGACATTAAAATTGAATTGTTCTGTGAGCGCACACCGAAGGCATGTGAG AACTTTCTTGCTTTGTGTGCCAGCGGCTTCTACAATGGTTGCGTCTTCCACCGAAATATAAAGGGCTTCATGGTTCAGACCGGAGATCCTACAG GCACCGGTAAAGGAGGAACAAGCATATGGGGGCGTAAATTTGAGGATGAGTTCAGTGAACACTTAAAA CATAATGTAAGAGGAGTGGTCTCCATGGCAAACAATGGTCCCAACACGAATGGTTCCCAGTTTTTCTTCACCTATGCCAAACAGCCTCACCTGGACATGAAGTACACAGTGTTTGGAAA GATCATAGATGGCTTGGAAACACTGGATGAGCTGGAGAAGCTGCCTGTGAATGAAAAGACGTTCCGACCACTAACTGAAACTCGGATAAAGGATGTGACCATTCATGCTAATCCTTTTGCTGGATAG